The sequence CTACGCCGAGCAGCCTCGCCCCGAGGGCCTGGCCCAGGCCTTCCTCATCGGCAAGGACTTCCTGGCCGGAGAGCCGGCCGGCCTGATCCTGGGCGACAACATCCTTTACGGCCATGGCATGACCGAGATGCTGCAGAAGGCGGCGCAGACCAGCCACGGCGGCCTCATCTTCGCGTATCAGGTGAAAGACCCGGAACGCTATGGCGTCGTGGAGTTCGACGCCCACGGCAAAGCCATCTCGCTGGCCGAAAAGCCCAAACGGCCCAAGAGCCACTACGCGGTCCCCGGCCTGTATTTCTACGGGCCCGAGGTTTGCGCCGAGGCGGCCAAGCTCAAGCCCAGCCCCCGCAACGAGTTGGAGATCACCGATCTCAACACCGCCTTCCTAAAGCGCGGGGAACTGCAGGTCCTGAAGATGGGCCGGGGCATCGCCTGGCTCGATACCGGGACGCACCAGAGCCTCATGGACGCGGCGAGCTTCGTCCAGACGGTCCAGGACCGCCAAGGGCTCATGGTGGCCTGCCTTGAAGAGATCGCCTTGATGGCCGGCTGGATCGGGCTGGATGAGGTCAAGGCCGAGGCGGAAAGGATGGGCAAGAGCCCCTACTCCAGCTATCTGCGGCATCTGCTGGCGCCAGACAGCGAAATTCAGTGATCGGACAAGGGCTGACCGCGGCTCTGACGGTCCTGGCCTTCATCCTGCCGATCTCCATCGCGGGGACCAACATGGCCCTGTTCCTCATCGGACTGCTCCTATTGGCGGGCATCGCGAGCAGAACTCCTCTGGAATGGCGCCGCGCCTGCGTCCCGGCTTTCTGGTGTCTCTGCATCTACTGCGCCGTGGCCGTGGTGACGTCCTTGACGGGAGTCTTGTCGAAGAACAGCCTGCACGATCTTCACAAGGATCTTCACAAGTTCGGCGTCTTTCTCGGCCTCCTGGTCGCCTTGCGCGCGGCCCCCGCGCGCCGCTTGCCGGGCGCGCTGGCTTTGGGCTTCACTTTCATAGCCGGCTTCGGGATCGCGCAGTTCTGCCTGGACGCCCACCGGGCGCTCCAGGCCTACGGCACGCTCAGCGCCGGGATCCGAGCTCACGCCTTCGTGCATCCCGTGACGTATGGGGAGATCCTGGCGCTGGGGCTGTTGGGAGCGCTCTCGGCGGTGGGCGCGACCGGGAGCACGCAGACGCAGCGCCGGCCGGCTCTCGCTTTCCTGGCCCTGGGAGCGGCGGCTTTGATCCTGAACCAGACCCGCGGCGCTTTGCTGGGCGTGGCGGCCGGCTTCGCCGCCTTATGCGCGGCCGAGCCGTCCTTCCGGCGCTGGCTCAAGTGGGGCGTCGCGGCCGCGGTGCTGGGAGCCATCCTGATGGAGCTTCTTCCCACCGGCAGGTCTCTCATGGCTTCTGTGGCGCATCACGGGACCGCGGTCGGCGGGAACCCTCAGCTCCATCGCTTCATCTTGTGGGACGTGGCTTGGCGCATCTTCAAAGACCATCCTTGGCTGGGGGTGGGCCCCGCCAATTACGCCACCGTGTTCGCCGAATACCACCAGGGGATGTTCGAAGGTCAGAGCGTCTGGGGCTCCGCGCACAATCTCTTCCTGCATCAGTCGGCGGAACGGGGGCTCCTGGGGCTGGCGGCCTTGGCCGCCTTGTGGACCGCTTTTCTGGCCGGGGCTTGGAAGCGGGCCCGCGCTTTGCCCGATGCCTGGAACCTGTGGGCCTTGGCCGCCACGGCCGCGTTCTTCGTCATGAACTTCACCGAGACCGCGTTCCAGATCGAGCAGGTCACGACCCTCTTCCTCCTCATCTGGGCGCGCGCGGAAGCCCGACACCATGCCCAGACCTGAGCCGCTGGTCCTGGCCCGCTGGGCGATGCGGTTCTGCCTCTGCTGTTTCTGCTTTCTGGTCACCTGGACCATCGCGGGCGCCAACGTGGCCTGGGGCGTCCTCTTGGCGAGCCTCGTCGCCTTCGCCGCTCTCGGCGGGACCGTGGCCCTGGGAGCGCACCGCAGCGCCATCGAGATACCCCTCTGGGTCTTCCTGGGAGCCGCCATCCTCGCCTGCGCCCTGGGGGTGGACCCGGCGCACAGCTTCCGGTCCATCAACAAGGACGTCCATAAAGTCTTCATCTACACTTTGTTCTCCATCGCGCTGGCCACGGAATTGGCGCCGCAGGGCCTGGCCTGCATGGCGGCGGGCTTCGCCGTGGCCGGCGGCGTCGGGATCCGCCAGGGGATAGGCTATCTCGCGACGCACCAGTACTGGTACCGGGCCCACGCTTTGGTCCACCCGGTGACCTTCGGCGAGCAGATGGCCGTGGCCACGCTCGGCGCGGTCTCCTTTCTGGCCCTGCCTGAAGGCATCCTGAAGACGTCCTGGCAGCGCTGGCTGGCCCGCCTGGTGCTGGTCGTGACCGCGGCGGCCCTGGTCTTAAGCGAGACCCGCGCCGCTCTGCTCGGGCTCCTGGCGGGCCTGGCGGTGATCTCATTCTTCATCCGCCGCCTGCGCCTGCCCCTGGGCCTGGCCCTCCTTGTCGTGGCGCTGGCCATGCCGTTCATGGAACGTGCTCGCTACGGCCGCGCCCTGATGACGGACGTGCTGCTGGCTCAGCACCAGGGGACTATCCAGGCCGGCGGCCAATTGGAGCGCCTGCTGCTCTGGCGCGTGGCCTGGTCCATGGGCAAGGACCACTTCTGGACCGGAGTCGGGATCGGGAACTTCCGCGCCATGCTGCCGCATTATCTCAGCGCCAAGTTCTCGGATGGGACGAACAGCTGGGGCACGGCCCACAACCTCTATCTGCACACCTTCGCGGAGAGAGGCGTTCTCGGGCTCTGCGCGCTCGTCTGGCTGCTGGGGGCGCTCTGGCTGCGCGCCTGGCAGCGAACGCGCCAGGAGGCGAGCCCCTGGAACCTTTGGGCCCTGGGCACGGCCACGGCTTTTCTGGTCATGAACATGACCGAAGAGGCCCTGCAGGTCGAGATCGTCTGGATGCTCGTCTTCTTCGTCTGGGTCTGGGCTGAGGCGCGCCACCGTCAAAGGGAAGGCTCATGGTCCTGAAGGGCGAAGCGAGCGTGACCCGCCGCCTGCGGCGCAATTCCTTCTGGAAGATTGTGGGCGACGGAAGCCGCGGCCTTCTGGCGGTGTTCCTGCTCCTGGTCGCGCGCCACTACGGGCCGGCCGCATTCGGCGTGTTCTCCTTGCTCTATGCCGCCGCCATCTTCTTCTCCCTCCTGGCCGATCTCGGCCTCAATCTCCTGACCACCCGGCAGATCGCGGCCCACAAGTCGGATCCCGGGGCGTATCTGCAGACCTTTTTCACCTGCAAGCTCATCATCCTTCCCCTCTGGGTCATCCTGCCGGTCCTCGTCTGCAGACTGTGCCCCTATCCGGGGATATCCATCTCCTTGGTCGCGCTCTTGGCGGCGTCGTTCGCCATGCGCAATCTCCTGGAATTCTTCGGCGCAATATTCAGCGGCTTCGAGCAGATCCAATATGAAGCCGTCCTGAAGCTGGCCGCGCACACGCTCTTGCTCGGCCTCGGCATCTGGTTCATGTCCCGAGACCTCTCCATCACCTGGATCGGCGCCGCCATGCTGGGCGGCTACCTTGCGGCCGCGGTCTGCGGCGCCGTCTGGTGCCAAAGCAAATGGCGGATCCTCCCGCTGGTTTTCCACACCGAGGGACTTGCCATATTGTATGCCGAGGCTCTGCCGCTGATCTTGATGGGGGCTGGCCTGGCGGCGCTGACCAAATGGAACACGCTGATGCTCGGCTTCTTCGGCGTGGCGGCGGCGCAGATCGGCTGGTTCAGCGCCTCGGAGAAGGTCATCGCGGCTTTGGAGGTGCTGCCCATGCTGGTCACCGCGGCCAGCTACCCGGTGCTCTCCGACCTGCACAAGAACGACCCCGCCGGCTTCGCATCCGCCAAGGCCCGCCTGCTCAAGACGTTCCTCGGCATCGGCCTGCTGGCGGGGGCGGCCATCACGCTGTCAAGCGGGCCGATGATCCGCATCCTCTACGGCGCATCTTACGCCGGCGCCCGCCCGGCATTGTGCCTTCTGGCCTTCGGGCTGACGGCGGCGTTCCCGAACTGCATGCTGCTCAATATCCTGGTGGCTTCCGGCCGCTCCGCGGACGGCGCGCGCGCCGCCTTGATCGCCTGCGGCGCGAACATCCTGCTGACTTTGGTGCTGATCCCGGCCTGGGGCATCAACGGCTCGGCCTTGGCCTCGACCTTGGCGCAGGTGGTCCTGTTCGCCGCGGGCTATGCCTTCGCGGCCAAAGCCCGGACCCGGCCCGCCGCGGTGGGCACCCCCGCATAACCCCGCGGTTCTCCAAGCCGGTTTTTCGCGGGACTCCGCATGGGACAGTTTGAAAGGCGATTTTATGCTATATTGATATTTGATTACTAATCGCTCAATATACAAGGTAGAGTCATGCACATCAGACGAAGCGCTCTTCTACAGGATCTTCACCGCAGCGTGAAGGATCATCCGGTCACGGCCATTCTGGGGCCCCGCCAGTGCGGCAAGACCACGCTGGCTCGCGAATTGAACCGTCAGATCAAGGGGGCGTTCTTCGACCTCGAGAACCGTCAGGACCTAGCCCGCTTGCAGGACCCGATCCGTGTCTTGGGAGACCTCAGAGGCCTGATCATCTTGGACGAGGTCCAGAAGCAGCCTGGCCTCTTGGAGACCTTGCGGGTCTTGGCTGACCGCCGGCCGCGGCGGGCGTCCTTCCTTATCCTCGGGAGCGCTTCGCCCGATCTTCTCCGGCATTCTTCGGAGTCCCTGGCCGGGCGGGTCCACTTCGTCGACATGGGGGGATTCGACTTGGCCGAAGCGCCCCATATCGACCGGCTCTGGCTGCGGGGGGGCTTCCCGCCCTCCTACCTGGCCGCAAGCCTCGCCAAGAGCTTCGCTTGGCGGGAGGACTTCCTGCAGACTTTCCTGGAGCGCGATATCCCGCAGTGGGGCATCCGCGTGCCGGCTGCTACGCTCAGGCGCTTCTGGGGGATGCTCGCCCACTACCACGGACAGACCTGGAACGCTTCCGAGATTGCATCCTCGTTGGGGACGGCCCATACCACCACGCAGCATTACCTCGAAATCCTGACCGGCGCCTTCATGGTCAGGCAGTTGCCGCCTTGGCACGAGAACCTGGGCAAGCGACTGGTCAAAGCGCCCAAGGTGTATATCCGGGATTCGGGGCTCTTCCATTCACTCATGAGCCTCGAAACCAAGGAAAGTCTTTACGCTCACCCGAAATTCGGGGCATCCTGGGAAGGCTTTGCCCTGGAGCAGCTGGTCCGGCGAGTCCCTGACCGGCATGCCTATTTCTGGGGGACCCACGCCGGAGCGGAATTGGACCTGCTGCTCATCCGCGACGGTAAACGCTGGGGGTTTGAATTCAAAGTGAGCGAGGCGCCGAGCCTCACGAAATCGATGCGCATCTCCTTGAAGGATCTGAACCTCCAGCGTCTCTGGGCGGTCTATCCTGGGGCACACCGGTTTCCGATGGCTGATCGTATCGAGGCGATCCCTCTAGCTCAGGCCCTGCAGCTAGACGTGGTGAAGATGAATCATTAGCGATGCGGCTCTCCATCATCATCGTCCACCACAACGCGCATGCCTATTTGAGGTCATGCCTGCGTTCCGTCCAAAAGGCCGGGGCGGGGCTTTCCGTGGAGACCATCGTGGTCGACAACGCCTCGCAGGACATGGCCGCGCTGACGCAAGAACACCCGCAGGCGCTTTGGGTTTTGAACAAGGACAACGTGGGCTGGGGAGCCGCGATCAACCAAGGCGCGGCGAAAAGCCGTGGCGACCTCCTGGTCTTCCTGAATCCGGACGCCGAGCTTTTGCCGGATTCTCTGAAGGAACTGCATGCCTTCTGCTCGGGGAAGACGGCGGAGCGACTGGGACCGGTCGGAGGCAAGCTCCTGTTTTCAGACGGCAGGCTCCAGCCCTCCTGCGGCCCTTTCCCACGCCTGCTCAGAATGCTTTGGCGCCGTCTATTGCCGCCGGCAAAGAGGAAATACCACCTCCGCCAGCCTGATAGCGCCAGCCCGGTGGATTGGGTCACAGGCGCCTTCATGGCCGTCCGGCGATCTGTTTTCGAGGAATTGGGAGGCTTCGACAGCGGCTTTTTCCTTTATTATGAGGACGTGGACTTATGCATCCGGGCCGGGCAAAATGGCTATCCCGCCTATTTTCTCCCAGGGGCTGTCGCCTATCATCACCATCCCCATGCCGTGCGCGCCAAGCCGGATCCGCGACTCAGGCGCATCATCCAGGATTCAAGGTCGCGCTACTTTGAGAAGCACCGTCCGGCCTGGGAGCAGTGGGGCCTGAAACAACTACAACGCTTGGAGAACGATTGATAAGGCCTTTCCATAGGATGTGAGCCTTGGGAGCCATCAAGAGTTAAGCGCCATGTCACGACTTCTCTTTGTCTACTCACAAGACCAGATATATTCATCACAGCATCCGATCGAGTTCTTTGAATACGTGCCACTCGGGATCTCTTACATCAGCGCGCTCCTCAGGCAGCACGGTTGCGCCACCGACCTGGCCGTACTCTCCCCCTCAGCTCCCAGAAAGAGCCGGAACATTCTTGAGCGCAAGATTGCAGCCTTTGGCCCGGACATAATTGGATACTCTGCCGTCAGTACCCAGTTTCCCTTCCTCTCATCGGTCGCTGCTGAAGTCCATGCCCGGCGCCCGACGCTGTTTCAGATCATAGGCGGAGTTCACGCCACACTCGCGCCGGAAGAGGCTATCAAAGGGCCCTTCGACGCTCTCTGCGTCGGCGAGGGCGAACTCCCCCTCCTCGAATTGACGAAAACCCTGGCAGCAAAGTCCCCGCTAGCGCCCATTCCGAACCTCTGGATCAAGCACAATGGCGGCATCCTCGAATCTGCACCTCGGCCATTTCTGGACGATCTGGATAGCCTGCCATTCCCGGATCGAAGCATCTGGACCCAATGGATTCATGTCCCGACCTCGCCGCGGTGGTCCATCCTCCTCGGCCGCGGTTGTCCTTTCGAATGCACGTACTGCAGCAATCACGCCTTGAAACGCCTGGCGCCCGGCCCCTACGTTCGATTCCGCTCACCAGAGAATATCCTGCGCGAGCTCGATGCGCTGACTGCTCAGTATCCGGCAATGCGGGAATTCTATCTGGAAGTCGAGACCATAGGACTGCGCAAGGACTGGGCGCTGGCGCTCTGCGCAGCATTGGCGGATTCCAACGCGAAACGGCCCGCCCCCTTGGCGTTCTCGGCGAATCTCCGGATATCCCCCGGCTGCGATTTCGTGGGACTCTTCGCCGCCATGAGGAAAGCCAACTTCACTCAGGTGAACATCGGCCTGGAATCCGGCAGCGAGCGTGTCCGCCGCCAGATCCTGCACCGCATCTACTCGAACCAAGACGTGCTAAGAACCGTCGCGCAAGCGCGCGATGCCGGCCTGCGGATATCCCTGTTCAACATGGTCGGATTGCCTGGGGAGACACCAGCCGACTTCCAGGAGACAGTGGCGGTCAACCGCGCTTGCCGCCCCGACAACCACAGCACGTCGATCTTCTACCCTTATCCGGGGACTCGCCTGCATGAGCTTTGCGCTGAGCGCGGACTCCTGCCGCCCGCGGGCCTGCGTGGCGACGTAGAGCGCTGCGCCCCGTGTCTGCAGTTGCCGGAATTCCCCCCGCGCGAGGTCCGCCGGGCCTTTGTCTGGTTCGATTATCATGTCTACAAGGGGATCCGGCCGATGCACCGCATCCTACCGCGGGTCGCCGGCGCATGGCTGCGTGCCCATCCAAGGCTCATGAGCCTAGCCCGTCGCATCGTGCGCAATACGACCGTTGCCCGCGCGATCCGATTGGTGCCGCGATTGCGCAGCTATTTCTAGGGGCCGTTACCTTTTGGCGAGGTAATCCGAGACCATGGATTCTATTCCTTGGTCCAAAGTCTTAGGGGGCGCCCAGCCCATCGTCTTGCGGAACTTCTTGCTATCGACGAGCAGGGAATCGGAGAGTCGCTTCAATGCTCGCCCGAGGTGAGGAAAGATCGCCCCGGCCAGGCTTAGGCACGGTCTTGGGACCATCCACAGGTTCGCCTGCTTCCCCATCGCGCGCGCGATCTTCCGAATGAGGTCCGGGGTGGAAACATCCATGCCGTCGCTGATGACAAACGTCTGATTGGCCACTGCGGGCGCCGTAGCGCAAAGCGTCAAAGCTGCGACAAGGTTTTCCATCCCGATGAAGCTGCGCGAGTTGCGGATGGCGCCCAAAGGCAGTATGCGTCCACTCTGAACCGCATCCAGAAGTCTTTGCATATTACCCTTGACCGGCCCCGGACCATACACCAGCGGCGGGCGCAGGACGACTGCTTCCATGCCCGTGTTTCGGCAGGTATACCGTAGAGCCTGTTCCGCCTCCCATTTGCTCAATGCGTAAGGCTCGGCCGGCCGCGGCGGAGATCCCTCATCGAATGGGACCGAGTCGGGAGTGGAGAGTCCGCAGATGCCGATAGTGCTCAGAAACACAAAGCGTTTCACGCCGGCCTGAACCGCGGCCTTGGCGAGGGTTTGAGTGCCCATGACGTTGACCCGGCGGAATTCCAGCAACGGATCCAGAACTGTCTCGCGGAGCACATGGGCTCGTGCGGCGAGATGGATGACCACATCGACGTCCCGCAAAGCGGCATGCCAATCAGTCTGGGGACCGATATCAGAGACTTCAATCAATTCCTCTGGCGCCGCTCCTCCCCGCCCGGGCGTCGCCAGATTGCGAACAGTTCCGCGCACGACATGGCCGCCCGCCGAAAGGGCGCAGCACAGATTGTGCCCGACAAAGCCATTGGCGCCGGTGATCAGGGCACGTTGCATGGGATCATTAGGAGCCCCGACCCGACTCGCAAGACGATGCTCGTATGATTGCTAAACCGTTGAAAGCATATTGGGGCAACACAGTGATTAATATATTACTCTATATGGAGTTTTCAGATGTCCGCCAAGGAGCATGATCCGCATGCGCGCACCTCTCTTCTCGGTCGTCATCCCAGCCTACAACGCAGCCGCTTTCATTGAGAAGACCCTCGACTCTGTCCGGGCCCAGACCCTGCAGGACTATGAGATCATAGTCGTGGACGATGGCTCCCGCGACGACACGAAGGGGGTCGTCGACCGCTGGCTCGCCCGCCATAGCCAACCCGGCCGCTGTATCAGGCAGGAGAACAAGAAGATCGCCGGCGCCCGCAACACGGGGATCCGCGCCGCTGCCGCTGATCACATCGCCCTCCTCGACCACGACGACCTCTGGTACCCGGAGAAGTTGGCGGCCGTGGCCGCGGCTTTTCGAGCGGACCCCGATACCGTCCTCGTATGCCACGACATGAACATCGTCCAGGACGGCCGCCGCCCAAGAACGGCGCGCATGGGTCCGGCGGCGCCGCGGATGTATGAGCGGCTGCTTTTTGAGGGCAACGCCCTGGCCCCTTCGACTTCCGTTTTCCGCAAGGACAAAGCCCTGGAGATCGGGGGCTTCCGCGAAAACCCGGAATTCGACACCTCGGAAGACTATGATTTCTGGATGCGCCTATCCCGCATCGGCAGTTTTCACTTCATCGACCAGGTCCTCACCGAATACCATGAGGTCGAGAACTCCGCCTCGAGCCGCGTAGAATACCACCTCGGCAACGCCGAGGCTGTCCTTCGTGACCATTTCGCCTCCTATTTCCGAGGAGACCCTGGAATCAGAGGCCGCTTTCTCATGCGGCGCCGCATGGCCACACTGTACCGGGCCTGGGTCGTCGCGCTGGGCGCGGCCGGAGCCTCGCGGGAGAAACAGCGGGAATATGTGCGCAGGATGATCGTGACATATCCTTTTTCCCCGAGGAATCTGGCGCGCCTCTGCCTCTGGCTCATCGGCCGCTGATCACGCTAGGGGCCGCGGCTCGCCGGGGATCTAGAGTGGTCTCTTCTTGGTCGCGGCGACGGCCGAGAGCTTGTTGTCCAGCTCCTGCAGAGCCAACAGGATCACCACGAGCCGGCGGTCATGGGCGAAAGATATCCTGTCGAAGAGGCGCAGGACCAATCGTCGGACCCGGGTCCCGAGGTCGCGCCAGGGAGGGCCAGGCGGCGGCAACAGGGGCTTCTGGGTGGAACGGACCATGGCGGACCAGCGCTGCAGGTGCGCCGCGAGGGACCGGTCCAGAACGAACTGGTCGAGGGCGCCCCGGTCAGGCGCCAGCTCCTTCCAGGCGGGTCCGGCGGCCTCTTGGGCGCACAGGAAGCTCTCCGCGGCCCGGCCGACCTCTCCCGGCTCTCCTCCGAGGCGAGTCCGGAGCTCCAGGATCTCGCGCGCCAGCTCCAGCGTCTTGAGTTCGCTGCGGAAAGACTCTTCCAACAGGCCCAACGCGGCCCCCTCGTCGCCTAGGGCGCGGTGATACCGGCCTAGGAGCAGGTTCCGGTTGAGGGTCTTGGTGATCCCGAACAGGTTGGCGTAGCCCAGAGCCTCCGCCTCGGCGCAGAAGGCCTCGAACTTGCGCAGCCGGTCGGGGAAGGTGTTGCGGCCGTCTTTGGACGACCAGAACAGCTCTCCCAGAGAGACGTCCACGCCGAAGCGGTCCGGGTCGGCCATGACCGCGCTGCCCTCGGGGAAATAGCAGAAGTTGAGTGCCGGGTTTATGAGCAGGCGCCGGCGGTGCCGGCGCAGCTTCCGGATGAAGGACAGCTGCTCCTGGAAGTCGGCTTCGGTCTCTCCGGGCAGACCGAACATCATGTTGAGGCCGACCGTGATACCGGCTTTGGCTCCGCTGACCACCACAGCCTCGAAATCAGCGTCGAGGCAGGCATTTTTTCCCACGCTGCGCAGGAGCGTCTTGGCCGGAGTCTCCAGGCCGTAGCCGATGAGGGAGCAGCCGGCGCGCTTGAGCTTGCGATGGAGACGGTCATCCATCTCGCGGCGGATGACCGCGTTTTCAAGGTCGAATCCCACCTTCAGGCCGCTGGCTATGAGCAGGTCGCAGAAGGATTCCAGCTCCCGGATGTTGCCGTTGGAGACCGAATCGTGTATCCGGAAGAATTCAGTGCGCGGGTGGAGCTGGAGTTGGTGACGGATCTCGGCCAGCACTCGCGCGCCGGTGCGGCAGCGGAATTTCGGGAAGAACTGATTCTCGGTGCAGTAGCAGCAGTGGTTGATGCAGCCGCGTGAGAAGTAAGTGGGCAGGACGTTGTGGCCCGCGTAGAGGTCCAGCTCGAAGTCGGAGAAGTCGGGGAAGGGCAGGGAATCCAGCGGGCTGATGAGCTCCCGGGACGGGCCGGCCACGGGTTTGCCGTCCTCTCCCCGCTGAGCCACGCCGGCGATTGGGCGGGGCTCGCCGGCATCGGCCGCGAGCCATTCGGTCAGCGCGGCCTCGCCTTCGCCGAAGACCACCGCATCCGCCAGTCCCTCGCGCAGGAGTTCCCTCCAAGCCCGCGTGTAAGGCGCCACCTGGGGACCGCCGAAGACCAATCTGATCTCGGGAGCGACCTGCCGGAATTTGGCGGCCAGCAGACGGGCGGCCAGCAATGAAGAGCAGTGCGTCGATAGTCCTACGGCCCGGGGGTTCTGGGCGAGTATCGACTGCACGGAGGCGAGCAGCTCGTCCGCGTAATAGGCGAACATCCCTTCCATGAAGGAGGGGCTTTCCCAGGAGTTGTAGCCGTTGGCCGGAGCCCAGGTATCCGAGTAGGAGCTGCCGCGAAGGTTGTAGAGGATGATATTGAGGTCGAAGGTCCGGGCGCGCAGGCCCTGCCCTGTCAGATAGCTCTTGAGTTGGGCCAGGCCCAGGGGCGGATTCTGATTGGCCCAGCCGGGGGGCTGCACGAGGGCGATGTCGAGTCCGGGCTGATTCACTGCGCACCTCCGCGGCGGAGCTTCAAGGCCAGGCGCAGGGGCAGGCGCAGGGCCCAGAGCAGCAGGGCCGACGGGAAGCCCGGGACCCGGAGCAACGGCGCCGCGACGCCTTTGCGGGCGGTGGCGCGCAGGACGCGGACCCCGACCCGCGGCAGCAGTTCGAGCTGCAGGTCCACGAGGGTCAGGCCGTGGCGCGCCAGGAGCCCAGCCAGCGAACGACGGCTGAAGAAGACGTGATGGGTCAGGTCCACGGGCAGGTTGCTGCCCCTGTGGCGACGGAAGAAATACCAATCGAAGCAGGCCTCCATGTCATCAGGTATCTCGATGAAGAGGAAGCCCCCGTCGGCGACGAGCCGGGCGCAGTCGGCCACCACGGCGTTGGGATCCAGGCAGTGCTCCAGGACGTTGCAGAGGATGACCAGGTCGGCCTGGTCCCCGTCCGGGACCTGATGCGCGTAGCGCCGCTCTTTGATGATGGCGGGGTGACGGACCGGAGCCGCGATGGGGTCGTAGACTCGGCACGCCCGCCCGGCCGCGGCCAGTTCCACGAGGCGGAACCCATCGCGGCCGCCGATGTCGAAGACCTGGCGGATGGGACGGCCCCAGCGGGTCTCGAGACCCTGCGTGTAATCC is a genomic window of Elusimicrobiota bacterium containing:
- a CDS encoding O-antigen ligase family protein, which produces MIGQGLTAALTVLAFILPISIAGTNMALFLIGLLLLAGIASRTPLEWRRACVPAFWCLCIYCAVAVVTSLTGVLSKNSLHDLHKDLHKFGVFLGLLVALRAAPARRLPGALALGFTFIAGFGIAQFCLDAHRALQAYGTLSAGIRAHAFVHPVTYGEILALGLLGALSAVGATGSTQTQRRPALAFLALGAAALILNQTRGALLGVAAGFAALCAAEPSFRRWLKWGVAAAVLGAILMELLPTGRSLMASVAHHGTAVGGNPQLHRFILWDVAWRIFKDHPWLGVGPANYATVFAEYHQGMFEGQSVWGSAHNLFLHQSAERGLLGLAALAALWTAFLAGAWKRARALPDAWNLWALAATAAFFVMNFTETAFQIEQVTTLFLLIWARAEARHHAQT
- a CDS encoding O-antigen ligase family protein — protein: MPRPEPLVLARWAMRFCLCCFCFLVTWTIAGANVAWGVLLASLVAFAALGGTVALGAHRSAIEIPLWVFLGAAILACALGVDPAHSFRSINKDVHKVFIYTLFSIALATELAPQGLACMAAGFAVAGGVGIRQGIGYLATHQYWYRAHALVHPVTFGEQMAVATLGAVSFLALPEGILKTSWQRWLARLVLVVTAAALVLSETRAALLGLLAGLAVISFFIRRLRLPLGLALLVVALAMPFMERARYGRALMTDVLLAQHQGTIQAGGQLERLLLWRVAWSMGKDHFWTGVGIGNFRAMLPHYLSAKFSDGTNSWGTAHNLYLHTFAERGVLGLCALVWLLGALWLRAWQRTRQEASPWNLWALGTATAFLVMNMTEEALQVEIVWMLVFFVWVWAEARHRQREGSWS
- a CDS encoding glycosyltransferase family 2 protein; its protein translation is MRLSIIIVHHNAHAYLRSCLRSVQKAGAGLSVETIVVDNASQDMAALTQEHPQALWVLNKDNVGWGAAINQGAAKSRGDLLVFLNPDAELLPDSLKELHAFCSGKTAERLGPVGGKLLFSDGRLQPSCGPFPRLLRMLWRRLLPPAKRKYHLRQPDSASPVDWVTGAFMAVRRSVFEELGGFDSGFFLYYEDVDLCIRAGQNGYPAYFLPGAVAYHHHPHAVRAKPDPRLRRIIQDSRSRYFEKHRPAWEQWGLKQLQRLEND
- a CDS encoding ATP-binding protein, with protein sequence MHIRRSALLQDLHRSVKDHPVTAILGPRQCGKTTLARELNRQIKGAFFDLENRQDLARLQDPIRVLGDLRGLIILDEVQKQPGLLETLRVLADRRPRRASFLILGSASPDLLRHSSESLAGRVHFVDMGGFDLAEAPHIDRLWLRGGFPPSYLAASLAKSFAWREDFLQTFLERDIPQWGIRVPAATLRRFWGMLAHYHGQTWNASEIASSLGTAHTTTQHYLEILTGAFMVRQLPPWHENLGKRLVKAPKVYIRDSGLFHSLMSLETKESLYAHPKFGASWEGFALEQLVRRVPDRHAYFWGTHAGAELDLLLIRDGKRWGFEFKVSEAPSLTKSMRISLKDLNLQRLWAVYPGAHRFPMADRIEAIPLAQALQLDVVKMNH
- a CDS encoding radical SAM protein — protein: MSRLLFVYSQDQIYSSQHPIEFFEYVPLGISYISALLRQHGCATDLAVLSPSAPRKSRNILERKIAAFGPDIIGYSAVSTQFPFLSSVAAEVHARRPTLFQIIGGVHATLAPEEAIKGPFDALCVGEGELPLLELTKTLAAKSPLAPIPNLWIKHNGGILESAPRPFLDDLDSLPFPDRSIWTQWIHVPTSPRWSILLGRGCPFECTYCSNHALKRLAPGPYVRFRSPENILRELDALTAQYPAMREFYLEVETIGLRKDWALALCAALADSNAKRPAPLAFSANLRISPGCDFVGLFAAMRKANFTQVNIGLESGSERVRRQILHRIYSNQDVLRTVAQARDAGLRISLFNMVGLPGETPADFQETVAVNRACRPDNHSTSIFYPYPGTRLHELCAERGLLPPAGLRGDVERCAPCLQLPEFPPREVRRAFVWFDYHVYKGIRPMHRILPRVAGAWLRAHPRLMSLARRIVRNTTVARAIRLVPRLRSYF
- the rfbA gene encoding glucose-1-phosphate thymidylyltransferase RfbA, producing MKGIILAGGAGTRLYPCTKVVSKQMMPVYDKPMIYYPLSVLMLAGIREALIISTPHDLPFFRELLGDGTRLGMRFAYAEQPRPEGLAQAFLIGKDFLAGEPAGLILGDNILYGHGMTEMLQKAAQTSHGGLIFAYQVKDPERYGVVEFDAHGKAISLAEKPKRPKSHYAVPGLYFYGPEVCAEAAKLKPSPRNELEITDLNTAFLKRGELQVLKMGRGIAWLDTGTHQSLMDAASFVQTVQDRQGLMVACLEEIALMAGWIGLDEVKAEAERMGKSPYSSYLRHLLAPDSEIQ
- a CDS encoding NAD-dependent epimerase/dehydratase family protein; this encodes MQRALITGANGFVGHNLCCALSAGGHVVRGTVRNLATPGRGGAAPEELIEVSDIGPQTDWHAALRDVDVVIHLAARAHVLRETVLDPLLEFRRVNVMGTQTLAKAAVQAGVKRFVFLSTIGICGLSTPDSVPFDEGSPPRPAEPYALSKWEAEQALRYTCRNTGMEAVVLRPPLVYGPGPVKGNMQRLLDAVQSGRILPLGAIRNSRSFIGMENLVAALTLCATAPAVANQTFVISDGMDVSTPDLIRKIARAMGKQANLWMVPRPCLSLAGAIFPHLGRALKRLSDSLLVDSKKFRKTMGWAPPKTLDQGIESMVSDYLAKR
- a CDS encoding oligosaccharide flippase family protein; the encoded protein is MVLKGEASVTRRLRRNSFWKIVGDGSRGLLAVFLLLVARHYGPAAFGVFSLLYAAAIFFSLLADLGLNLLTTRQIAAHKSDPGAYLQTFFTCKLIILPLWVILPVLVCRLCPYPGISISLVALLAASFAMRNLLEFFGAIFSGFEQIQYEAVLKLAAHTLLLGLGIWFMSRDLSITWIGAAMLGGYLAAAVCGAVWCQSKWRILPLVFHTEGLAILYAEALPLILMGAGLAALTKWNTLMLGFFGVAAAQIGWFSASEKVIAALEVLPMLVTAASYPVLSDLHKNDPAGFASAKARLLKTFLGIGLLAGAAITLSSGPMIRILYGASYAGARPALCLLAFGLTAAFPNCMLLNILVASGRSADGARAALIACGANILLTLVLIPAWGINGSALASTLAQVVLFAAGYAFAAKARTRPAAVGTPA